From one Candidatus Syntrophosphaera sp. genomic stretch:
- a CDS encoding T9SS type A sorting domain-containing protein has product MRTITAMLAILLLAGLAGAQTLPLTDLGTGHFSGGMGIYASGDTLALVYNNKPDNDPSTTGMIVFRKSTDGGATWNSVNVAPSQNCLTQPTLHYSASEIIITYASGFDRLIARSLDGGVNWQTWQDDPALNTGRTFENSPFTERRDSQLKTADLLLPYPEYAQAAYCQPDDPEELQVPQIFTDNDRSVNDTQLYYQGTDEISGVVRANSDIWIRQAGGGINNGWPTFHAPVIIFGEVHSASGAYPEDQIFLGGLIENAPDLEIFGSPRHTAQTVGPAYYDPDRIMLVDVNGTGYTAYMGMLTEPETVQIPVYASYPPAGTADPLYYNSFTVRDTVWSFYSMGSCANSTNFVHSKLWIKGNFYSRQTWAAADTIYLVGSITLANTPVGQAPTDNQTDFVNLISEKSILLKYGYCNPVDSLRRHPFCGSDPGVLPIYANLFALGKSPNNDPRKDGVFTFEYQHPHPSVPAYNYNGTLYDNIDLHRYRYPQEPGFPWATTSPGNPQNLKIDLPWYNPLWPERTPYLERGTIKVWGSIFQNRRGFLHRPYYDVEWPSNGVWDPPQDLCGGSSSPAQVQHVDPVLGIELINVNYPGATGSGVGYKKQHAHDPRHNLSDLQMEADIDVQSMLKLGLALCRQTATGSERYHLRPQLRRTRSKDLTRLGDHALYSVNDLLLFAAGDEVSDWSASTESEGLIRGMELAPDGSALICQYRYEDQQLRLKVSKLAATTGSLVWERDYQACSQLNDIAILPNGQQLLAKYEDNGYLWLWLLTDAPGEQLVRVWETDPYTPDQIDLAGSRLVLKAINDETADIFLWLRVHGNGENQPGTVFHARSTITVPVSDPVVPPVPEARLSAWPNPASGQMNIKLELSSPMPHQVEIYNLRGQRIRTLSSAVSNASGEYEYLWNGLDQSGKSVGAGVFFLRASADGVTLSTKRICRVR; this is encoded by the coding sequence ATGCGTACCATAACCGCAATGTTGGCTATACTGCTTCTGGCCGGCCTGGCCGGAGCCCAAACTCTGCCCCTGACCGATCTGGGAACGGGACATTTCAGCGGCGGGATGGGAATTTACGCCTCGGGCGACACCCTCGCCCTGGTTTACAACAACAAGCCGGACAACGATCCCAGCACAACCGGCATGATAGTTTTCCGCAAAAGCACGGATGGCGGGGCTACCTGGAACTCGGTGAACGTCGCCCCCAGCCAGAATTGCCTCACCCAGCCGACCCTGCACTACTCCGCCAGCGAGATCATCATCACCTACGCCAGCGGTTTTGACCGGCTCATCGCCCGCTCCCTGGATGGCGGCGTGAACTGGCAAACCTGGCAGGATGACCCGGCATTGAACACGGGCCGGACCTTCGAGAACAGCCCTTTCACCGAGCGCCGCGACAGCCAGCTTAAAACGGCCGACCTGCTGCTGCCCTATCCTGAATACGCGCAGGCCGCTTACTGCCAGCCCGATGACCCGGAGGAACTGCAAGTCCCGCAGATATTTACGGACAACGACAGATCTGTAAACGACACCCAGCTCTACTATCAGGGAACCGATGAGATCAGCGGTGTGGTACGCGCCAATTCCGATATTTGGATCAGACAGGCCGGAGGCGGCATCAACAACGGCTGGCCCACCTTCCACGCTCCTGTGATCATTTTCGGAGAGGTCCACTCCGCCAGTGGAGCCTATCCTGAGGACCAGATCTTTTTGGGTGGCCTGATCGAGAACGCGCCTGATCTGGAAATATTCGGTTCACCCAGGCACACAGCCCAAACTGTGGGTCCGGCATACTACGATCCCGACAGGATCATGTTGGTGGACGTTAATGGCACGGGTTATACCGCGTATATGGGAATGCTGACGGAGCCGGAGACGGTGCAAATTCCGGTCTATGCCAGCTATCCCCCCGCGGGAACCGCCGATCCGCTCTATTACAACAGCTTCACGGTGCGGGACACGGTCTGGTCCTTTTACTCCATGGGTTCCTGCGCCAACTCGACGAATTTCGTCCACTCCAAACTCTGGATCAAGGGCAATTTCTATTCTCGCCAAACCTGGGCTGCGGCGGATACGATATATCTGGTGGGGTCTATCACTCTGGCAAACACTCCGGTCGGCCAGGCCCCAACCGATAATCAGACCGATTTTGTCAACCTGATCTCGGAAAAGAGCATCCTGCTCAAATACGGCTACTGCAATCCGGTGGATTCACTCCGCCGCCATCCTTTCTGCGGTTCAGACCCGGGAGTACTGCCCATCTACGCCAATCTTTTCGCGCTGGGCAAAAGCCCGAACAACGATCCGCGCAAGGACGGGGTTTTCACCTTTGAATACCAGCACCCGCATCCCTCCGTTCCCGCATACAACTACAACGGGACCCTCTACGACAATATCGACCTGCACCGCTACCGCTATCCGCAGGAACCAGGATTCCCCTGGGCCACAACCTCTCCAGGCAATCCGCAGAATCTGAAGATCGACCTGCCCTGGTACAATCCCCTCTGGCCGGAACGAACGCCCTATCTGGAACGCGGCACCATCAAGGTTTGGGGCAGCATCTTCCAGAATCGCCGCGGCTTCCTGCACCGCCCCTATTATGACGTCGAATGGCCCAGCAATGGGGTTTGGGACCCTCCCCAGGATCTTTGCGGTGGTTCCAGTTCCCCAGCCCAGGTTCAACATGTCGACCCGGTTTTGGGTATTGAACTCATCAACGTCAATTATCCCGGTGCCACAGGTTCCGGAGTGGGCTATAAAAAGCAGCACGCGCACGATCCACGCCACAATCTGAGCGATCTGCAGATGGAAGCGGATATCGACGTGCAAAGCATGTTGAAACTGGGCCTGGCCCTGTGCCGCCAAACCGCGACAGGCAGCGAACGCTACCATCTGAGACCCCAGTTGCGCCGCACCCGCTCTAAAGATCTCACCCGGCTGGGCGATCATGCCCTTTACAGCGTGAATGACCTGCTGCTCTTTGCTGCTGGGGACGAAGTTTCCGACTGGTCCGCCTCCACAGAAAGCGAAGGCCTGATCCGCGGCATGGAACTGGCCCCGGACGGCTCGGCCCTGATCTGCCAATATCGCTACGAGGACCAGCAGCTGAGGCTGAAAGTGAGCAAACTGGCCGCCACCACGGGATCTTTGGTCTGGGAACGCGACTATCAGGCCTGCAGCCAGCTCAACGACATCGCCATCCTGCCCAACGGCCAGCAACTGCTTGCCAAATATGAGGATAACGGCTATCTCTGGCTCTGGCTGCTGACCGACGCTCCCGGCGAGCAGCTTGTCCGGGTATGGGAAACGGATCCTTATACTCCGGACCAGATCGACCTTGCAGGCTCCAGGCTTGTTCTGAAGGCGATCAATGACGAAACAGCCGATATTTTCCTCTGGCTGAGGGTTCACGGCAACGGCGAAAACCAGCCGGGGACAGTGTTTCACGCCCGGTCTACCATCACGGTGCCAGTCAGCGATCCCGTCGTACCCCCGGTTCCTGAAGCGCGCCTCAGCGCCTGGCCCAATCCCGCTTCCGGGCAGATGAACATCAAGCTCGAGCTTTCCTCGCCCATGCCGCATCAAGTGGAGATCTACAACCTGCGCGGACAGCGGATCAGGACCCTGTCAAGCGCGGTTTCTAATGCCAGCGGGGAATACGAATATCTCTGGAACGGCCTGGACCAGAGCGGCAAGTCCGTGGGCGCCGGAGTGTTTTTCCTGCGCGCCTCCGCGGATGGAGTAACTTTAAGCACCAAAAGGATTTGCCGGGTCCGCTAA
- the rplU gene encoding 50S ribosomal protein L21, which translates to MYAIVDIKGFQFRAEENAILRVPLLNTAEPGQALEFDRVLLIRNDEEITVGQPVVEGAAVLAEVIDHGKGKKKVIYHFKKRKGYRVKKGYREQYTEIKVTGIRV; encoded by the coding sequence ATGTACGCCATCGTTGATATCAAAGGATTTCAGTTCAGGGCTGAAGAAAACGCAATCCTGCGCGTTCCCCTACTGAATACGGCGGAACCTGGCCAGGCCCTGGAATTTGACAGGGTGCTCCTCATCCGCAATGATGAGGAGATCACGGTCGGCCAACCCGTAGTAGAAGGCGCAGCAGTCCTTGCCGAAGTGATCGACCACGGTAAAGGCAAGAAGAAGGTGATCTACCATTTCAAGAAAAGGAAAGGTTACCGGGTGAAAAAAGGTTACCGTGAGCAATACACCGAGATCAAAGTTACCGGGATCCGGGTTTGA
- the rpmA gene encoding 50S ribosomal protein L27 codes for MAHKKGVGSSRNGRNSNPKYRGVKKFGSEHVLAGNIIVRQKGTKFHPGQNVGMGRDFTLFSLIEGYVKFETKGTGRKYVSVEPVETSE; via the coding sequence ATGGCACATAAAAAAGGTGTTGGAAGCAGCCGCAACGGCCGCAATAGCAATCCCAAATACCGCGGCGTGAAGAAGTTCGGCAGCGAGCACGTGTTGGCCGGCAACATCATCGTCCGCCAGAAGGGAACCAAGTTTCACCCCGGCCAAAACGTCGGCATGGGCAGGGATTTCACCTTGTTCAGCCTGATCGAGGGCTATGTGAAATTTGAGACCAAGGGCACCGGGCGCAAGTATGTGTCCGTGGAGCCGGTCGAAACCTCTGAATAA